One region of Eleutherodactylus coqui strain aEleCoq1 chromosome 5, aEleCoq1.hap1, whole genome shotgun sequence genomic DNA includes:
- the LOC136628072 gene encoding leukotriene B4 receptor 1-like, translated as MSDANLFLGLTVTANMTPANVTKELATRSSIGIAILSTAFAIGFPGNAFVIWTVLTCMKKRTFACIVILHLAIADTIVILTAPVFIHFLATGSWIFGNIICKLCHYVSCLSMYASILLITLMSIDRFLAVSKPLAPLTIKTKSSVSNIVFAIWLLAALLAMPMPFYRQVIPYKNKLLCIPFHSSTKHVIFQYLFEFLTGFLSPFSIIISCYVYIGLRLRTAKFQTKHRTSRLVIMIIVTFALFWLPYQVVNIMQVSGELFSSEKLIKAAKGARPTTTAFAFFSSSMNPILYVFAGGNFIRTAGAEFLAKLFEGVGSDANSLRKVSHVFRQQGQDELLELDNVNK; from the exons ATGTCTGACGCA aaTTTGTTTCTTGGACTGACCGTAACTGCCAATATGACCCCTGCAAATGTCACTAAGGAACTTGCCACTAGATCCAGTATTGGCATTGCAATCCTCTCAACTGCCTTTGCCATTGGATTTCCAGGAAATGCCTTTGTCATCTGGACTGTGTTGACCTGCATGAAGAAGCGGACTTTCGCCTGCATTGTCATTTTACATTTAGCTATTGCAGACACCATTGTCATCCTCACAGCACCAGTATTTATCCATTTTCTAGCTACCGGTAGCTGGATATTTGGGAATATTATCTGTAAATTGTGCCATTACGTCAGCTGCTTGAGTATGTATGCCAGCATTCTCCTCATCACCTTAATGAGTATAGACCGATTTCTTGCTGTCTCAAAACCATTAGCCCCTCTAACTATAAAAACTAAATCATCTGTTAGCAATATAGTTTTTGCAATATGGTTGTTAGCAGCTCTCTTAGCTATGCCCATGCCATTCTACCGGCAGGTGATTCCCTATAAAAATAAGCTGTTGTGTATACCTTTTCATAGTTCTACTAAACATGTGATTTTTCAATATCTTTTTGAGTTTTTGACAGGTTTTTTATCCCCTTTCTCAATCATAATATCTTGCTATGTCTACATTGGACTAAGGTTACGTACTGCAAAGTTTCAGACCAAGCATAGGACAAGTCGTTTGGTCATCATGATTATAGTAACTTTTGCCCTCTTTTGGCTTCCGTATCAAGTTGTGAATATAATGCAAGTGTCAGGGGAACTTTTCTCATCAGAAAAACTTATCAAAGCAGCTAAAGGTGCAAGACCTACTACTACAGCATTTGCATTTTTCAGTAGCAGTATGAACCCTATTTTATATGTATTTGCTGGTGGCAACTTTATAAGGACTGCTGGAGCTGAATTCCTGGCCAAGCTCTTTGAAGGTGTTGGCTCTGATGCCAATAGTTTACGTAAAGTCTCCCATGTGTTCCGGCAGCAGGGTCAAGATGAATTATTGGAATTGGACAATGTGAACAAATAA
- the LOC136626991 gene encoding leukotriene B4 receptor 1-like, whose protein sequence is MITQNYTVTEPMTTLNITVTNSSSATPPKSSASLGIAILSIAFIIGFPGNAFVIWTILTRMKKRTVTCILILHLAMADIIVILTAPFFLHLLSSGRWIFGEIICKMCHYIGCLSMYASIYLITFMSMDRFLAVAKPYMSQKIRTKLAARIIVLVVWVQAALLAIPTPVYRTVKTERNRSNCITIQDPVHGGFQHLAFQYTFETMMGFVIPFTIIVSCYVYVGLRLRTVKFQTKHKTSRLVIMILVTFALFWIPYHVVNIIEVSGELSSSKKLKNAALIARPNATALAFLSSSINPILYVFAGGNFIRTAGLGFMAKLFEATGSEAGSLKKVSQVFQQMSRKQTSEVGKLNELTEQ, encoded by the exons ATGATAACTCAAAAT TACACTGTGACAGAACCGATGACCACTCTCAATATTACAGTTACAAATTCCAGTTCAGCTACACCTCCTAAATCATCTGCCAGTCTTGGCATTGCGATTCTCTCAATTGCCTTCATCATTGGATTCCCAGGAAATGCATTTGTCATTTGGACTATCTTGACACGGATGAAGAAACGCACAGTGACCTGCATCCTTATTTTACATCTGGCCATGGCAGACATCATTGTCATTCTCACAGCGCCATTTTTCCTCCATCTACTTTCCAGCGGTAGATGGATATTTGGAGAGATCATATGTAAGATGTGTCACTACATTGGCTGTTTAAGCATGTATGCCAGTATATACCTGATCACCTTCATGAGCATGGACCGCTTTCTAGCTGTGGCAAAACCCTACATGTCTCAAAAAATCAGGACAAAGCTGGCTGCCCGGATTATAGTTCTTGTAGTATGGGTACAAGCAGCGTTGCTTGCAATTCCTACGCCAGTTTACCGCACAGTGAAAACTGAAAGGAATAGATCAAATTGTATCACCATTCAAGATCCAGTACATGGGGGTTTCCAGCACCTGGCCTTTCAGTACACATTTGAAACTATGATGGGATTTGTTATTCCATTCACAATCATAGTGTCTTGCTATGTCTACGTTGGACTAAGGTTGCGGACTGTAAAGTTTCAGACCAAACATAAGACAAGCCGCCTGGTCATCATGATCTTAGTAACTTTTGCTCTTTTCTGGATCCCATACCATGTGGTGAATATAATTGAGGTTTCAGGAGAACTATCTTcatcaaaaaaactaaaaaacgctGCTTTGATTGCCAGACCTAATGCTACAGCCCTAGCGTTTCTCAGTAGTAGCATTAATCCTATTCTATATGTGTTCGCTGGCGGCAACTTCATTAGGACTGCTGGGTTGGGATTCATGGCCAAACTATTTGAAGCAACTGGTTCTGAGGCGggcagtttaaaaaaagtttctcAAGTTTTCCAGCAAATGAGTCGAAAACAGACATCAGAGGTGGGGAAATTAAATGAGCTCACAGAGCAATGA